One window from the genome of Pseudalkalibacillus hwajinpoensis encodes:
- a CDS encoding Gfo/Idh/MocA family protein yields the protein MNELKIGVIGCGSIAKHRHLPEYAANTQIKIAAVCDIVKTRADETAVLYGAKSYESYEELLQNSEIDAVSVCTPNYLHAPISIAALKAGKHVLCEKPMATSRADAEEMIEAARTSGKKLMIAHNQRFVPSHAKARDILASGEIGKVYSFRTAFGHPGPEGWSVDGKDSWFFEKEKAFIGAMGDLGVHKTDLIRYLLNEEIVEVGSFVETSAKEFATVDDNAVCILKSESGIIGTLAASWAYTASEDNSTIIYGEKAILRLEDDPVNSLVVQYQTGEVVKYELGGIQTNDSGGQSSSQVIDKFVDSIVSDRDVPVSGMEGMNSLQVVLAALESNETKKIVNLR from the coding sequence ATGAATGAATTAAAAATTGGTGTTATCGGATGTGGGAGTATTGCGAAACACCGCCATTTACCAGAATACGCGGCAAACACACAAATAAAAATTGCTGCTGTGTGCGATATTGTGAAAACAAGAGCAGATGAAACAGCGGTTCTTTACGGAGCAAAGTCCTATGAAAGCTATGAGGAGCTATTGCAAAATAGTGAGATTGATGCTGTAAGTGTTTGTACGCCAAACTACCTTCATGCCCCGATTTCTATTGCTGCATTAAAAGCAGGAAAGCATGTTCTTTGCGAAAAGCCAATGGCAACGTCACGTGCAGATGCAGAAGAGATGATTGAGGCGGCTCGCACAAGTGGGAAAAAGTTAATGATTGCTCACAATCAACGCTTCGTTCCTTCCCACGCAAAGGCGAGAGATATTCTAGCAAGCGGTGAAATTGGCAAAGTGTATAGCTTTAGAACAGCTTTTGGACATCCTGGACCTGAAGGTTGGAGTGTGGATGGGAAAGATAGCTGGTTCTTCGAGAAAGAGAAAGCATTTATTGGAGCAATGGGAGATCTTGGTGTGCATAAGACCGATCTTATCCGCTATTTATTAAATGAAGAGATCGTAGAGGTAGGCTCGTTTGTTGAAACAAGTGCGAAGGAGTTTGCTACAGTTGATGATAATGCAGTGTGTATTTTAAAATCTGAAAGCGGTATTATTGGAACGCTAGCTGCAAGCTGGGCTTATACAGCGAGTGAAGATAATTCAACGATTATCTATGGCGAAAAAGCGATTCTTAGACTTGAAGACGATCCAGTGAATTCGCTTGTGGTTCAGTATCAGACAGGTGAAGTGGTGAAATATGAGCTTGGTGGTATTCAAACAAATGATAGCGGCGGCCAATCGAGTTCACAGGTTATCGACAAGTTCGTAGATAGCATTGTGTCGGATAGAGACGTTCCTGTAAGCGGTATGGAAGGGATGAATTCTCTTCAAGTGGTTCTCGCAGCACTAGAATCAAATGAAACGAAGAAAATCGTTAACC